In one window of Vicinamibacterales bacterium DNA:
- a CDS encoding threonine/serine dehydratase produces MSRYPRAAFEQARARMGDFVYHTPLLTSRLLSERTGFEVRVKAEMFQRGGSYKIRGPMNKFAQLTEEQKRRGVICSSAGNHAQGVALAAAHYGIKAVVCMAENATRSKVEATRAYGAEVVLHGTIWDEANEKAKQLVEEKGYTYIHPFDDEQLILGQGTVGLEIYQDWPDVELAIVPIGGGGLIAGVATALKACNPGIKVIGVESSGAPGMTRSVREGGLVTLERVDCIIDGLRVKRVGTLNYEIVRQYVDDLVTLPDEQIFEGVVWIMSHLKVVPEGAAAAPVAALLQGLISAPPKTKVVCVLSGGNVNLDQLKGLRWN; encoded by the coding sequence ATGTCTCGGTATCCCCGCGCCGCATTCGAGCAGGCGCGCGCCCGCATGGGCGATTTCGTCTATCACACCCCGCTGCTCACCTCGCGGCTGCTCAGCGAGCGCACCGGGTTCGAGGTGCGCGTCAAGGCCGAGATGTTCCAGCGCGGCGGCTCGTACAAGATCCGCGGTCCGATGAACAAGTTCGCGCAGCTCACCGAGGAGCAGAAGCGCCGCGGCGTCATCTGCTCGTCTGCCGGCAATCACGCGCAGGGGGTCGCGCTCGCGGCGGCGCACTACGGGATCAAGGCCGTGGTGTGCATGGCGGAGAACGCGACGCGATCGAAGGTGGAGGCCACGCGGGCCTACGGCGCCGAGGTGGTGCTGCACGGCACGATCTGGGACGAGGCCAACGAGAAGGCGAAACAGCTCGTCGAGGAGAAGGGCTATACCTACATCCATCCGTTCGACGACGAACAGCTGATCCTCGGCCAGGGGACGGTGGGACTCGAAATCTACCAGGACTGGCCGGACGTCGAGCTCGCGATCGTCCCGATCGGCGGCGGCGGACTGATCGCCGGCGTCGCGACCGCGCTGAAGGCGTGCAATCCGGGGATCAAGGTCATCGGCGTCGAATCGTCCGGCGCGCCGGGCATGACGCGGAGCGTCCGCGAAGGGGGGCTCGTCACGCTGGAGCGCGTCGACTGCATCATCGACGGTCTGCGGGTGAAGCGGGTCGGGACGCTGAACTACGAGATCGTCCGGCAGTACGTCGACGATCTGGTGACGCTGCCCGACGAACAGATCTTCGAGGGCGTCGTCTGGATCATGTCGCACCTGAAGGTCGTCCCCGAGGGGGCCGCGGCGGCGCCGGTCGCGGCGCTCCTGCAAGGTCTCATCAGCGCGCCGCCGAAGACGAAAGTGGTGTGCGTCCTCAGCGGCGGCAACGTCAACCTCGATCAGCTGAAAGGCCTGCGGTGGAACTGA
- a CDS encoding ABC transporter ATP-binding protein, protein MSWWKRSRSSQEDATAPDPAMPLIRLDGIGKIFGGEDGPDGSTRALDGVTLDIDRGEYISISGPSGCGKSTLLSILALLDAPTSGRYWFAGRRVDRLAAAEKARMRNVDVGLIFQSFNLIGDMTVYENVEYPLTLRGVAAADRQARVEAALDRVGFAARRKQRPGSLSGGHQQLVAIARAIAGRPPIVLADEPTGNLDSKAGEAVMQMLEELRAGGATICLATHDPRHIARTSRRIYLFDGRVVAEPVS, encoded by the coding sequence GTGAGCTGGTGGAAACGCAGCAGATCGAGTCAGGAAGACGCCACGGCGCCGGATCCGGCCATGCCGCTCATCCGGCTCGACGGCATCGGCAAAATCTTCGGCGGTGAGGACGGTCCCGACGGCAGCACGCGGGCGCTCGACGGCGTGACGCTGGACATCGACCGGGGAGAATACATCTCGATTTCAGGGCCGTCGGGCTGCGGCAAATCGACCCTGTTGTCGATTCTGGCGCTGCTCGACGCCCCCACCAGCGGACGCTACTGGTTCGCCGGCCGGCGCGTCGATCGGCTCGCCGCCGCGGAGAAGGCGCGGATGCGCAACGTCGACGTCGGCTTGATCTTCCAGAGCTTCAACTTGATCGGCGACATGACCGTGTACGAGAACGTCGAGTATCCGCTCACGCTGCGAGGCGTCGCCGCCGCCGATCGGCAGGCGCGCGTCGAGGCGGCGCTCGACCGCGTGGGATTCGCCGCGCGCCGGAAGCAGCGGCCGGGATCGCTGTCCGGCGGCCACCAGCAGCTCGTCGCCATCGCCCGCGCCATCGCCGGACGGCCGCCGATCGTCCTTGCGGACGAGCCAACCGGCAACCTCGATTCGAAGGCCGGCGAAGCGGTGATGCAGATGCTCGAAGAGCTGCGGGCGGGCGGCGCCACCATCTGCCTGGCGACGCACGATCCGCGGCACATCGCCCGCACCAGCCGCCGCATCTACCTGTTCGACGGCCGCGTCGTCGCGGAACCCGTCTCCTGA
- a CDS encoding fused MFS/spermidine synthase: MTPRRFLPALLLLFVGSGCAALIYEVVWFQLLQLVIGSSAVSMGVLLGTFMGGMCLGSFLLPRYVGRGQHPLKVYAFLELGIAVFGLVILFGMPLLNSVYVSISGGAGVFGILMRGIAAGVILLPPTLLMGATLPAMSRWVESTPEGVSWLGFFYGGNIGGGVLGSLLAGFYLLRVYDLFVATFVAVALNIAVAVIGLVIAKSAPMVETLPSDRAERPAKPVSGGWAIYVAIALSGATALSSEVIWTRLLSLLFGGTVYTFSLILAVFLLGLGIGSSAGSAIGRGSARPRVLFGWCQMLLCGAIAWAAYMLTQSMPFWPVNPSISSDPWFNFQLDFVRCMWVVLPGSILWGASFPLALASLASRGQDPARLVGGVYAANTVGAIVGSLCGSLLLVTWLGTQHATQLLILLSALSGLLVLSTGSSEEPAGRFAFAGTITIIVAAAIAGLLSRSVQPIPGIFAAYGRYAATRVGQADVIYMGEGWNATVAVTRLGGNVLNYHNAGKVQASSEPQDMRLQRMLGHLTTLIPKQARKVVVIGCGAGVTAGAVSIDPVVEHQTIAEIEPLVPQVVAKYFGEHNFHVVDNPKVHVRIDDARHYLLTTDEKFDAITSDPLDPWVKGAAMLYTEEFFELVKSKLNPGGAVTLFVQLYESNTEAVKSEIATFMKVFPNGIVWGNTNNGAGYDLVLLGQVEDTKIDVDAIQAKLQRPEYAPMAQSLREIGMNSAVDLFSTFAGRARDLQPWLADATINRDRNLRLQFLAGMGLNLYQSDVIYSGMLAHATRFPDELFIASPETMDALRAGIRREQGR; encoded by the coding sequence ATGACGCCGCGTCGGTTCCTCCCCGCGCTGCTGCTGCTGTTCGTCGGCAGCGGCTGCGCGGCCTTGATATATGAAGTGGTCTGGTTCCAGTTGCTGCAACTGGTGATCGGGTCCTCGGCGGTGTCCATGGGAGTGCTGCTCGGCACGTTCATGGGCGGCATGTGTCTCGGCAGTTTCCTGCTGCCGCGGTATGTCGGCCGCGGCCAGCACCCGTTGAAGGTGTACGCGTTCCTCGAGCTCGGGATCGCCGTGTTCGGGCTGGTGATCCTGTTCGGGATGCCGCTCCTGAACAGCGTCTACGTTTCGATTTCCGGCGGCGCCGGCGTGTTCGGCATCCTGATGCGCGGCATCGCCGCCGGCGTCATTCTGCTGCCGCCGACGCTCCTCATGGGGGCGACGCTGCCGGCGATGTCGCGCTGGGTCGAGTCGACGCCCGAAGGCGTCTCGTGGCTCGGGTTCTTCTACGGCGGCAACATCGGCGGCGGCGTGCTCGGGTCGCTGCTCGCCGGCTTCTATCTGCTGCGCGTCTACGACCTGTTCGTGGCCACGTTCGTCGCCGTCGCGCTGAACATCGCCGTCGCCGTGATCGGCCTCGTGATCGCGAAGTCGGCGCCGATGGTCGAGACGCTGCCGTCGGATCGGGCCGAGCGGCCGGCGAAGCCGGTGTCGGGCGGCTGGGCGATCTATGTCGCCATCGCGCTGTCGGGCGCGACGGCGCTGTCGTCGGAAGTGATCTGGACGCGTCTGCTGTCGCTGCTGTTCGGCGGCACCGTCTATACCTTTTCCCTGATCCTGGCCGTGTTCCTGCTCGGTCTCGGCATCGGCAGCAGCGCCGGTTCGGCGATTGGGCGCGGGTCGGCGCGGCCGCGCGTGCTCTTCGGCTGGTGCCAGATGCTCTTGTGCGGCGCGATCGCGTGGGCCGCCTACATGCTCACCCAATCGATGCCGTTCTGGCCGGTGAATCCGTCGATCAGCAGCGATCCGTGGTTCAACTTCCAGCTCGACTTCGTCCGCTGCATGTGGGTGGTGCTGCCCGGTTCGATCCTGTGGGGCGCGAGCTTCCCGCTCGCGCTGGCGTCGCTCGCGTCGCGCGGGCAGGATCCGGCACGGCTGGTGGGCGGCGTGTATGCGGCGAACACGGTGGGCGCGATCGTCGGATCGCTCTGCGGCAGCCTGCTGCTCGTCACGTGGCTCGGCACCCAGCACGCCACGCAGTTGCTCATTCTGCTGTCGGCGCTGTCGGGATTGCTCGTGCTGTCGACCGGATCGAGCGAGGAGCCGGCGGGGCGCTTCGCCTTTGCCGGCACCATCACGATCATCGTCGCGGCGGCGATCGCCGGGCTGCTCTCGCGCAGCGTCCAGCCGATTCCCGGCATCTTCGCCGCCTACGGACGTTACGCGGCGACCCGCGTCGGCCAGGCGGACGTCATCTACATGGGTGAGGGCTGGAACGCGACCGTCGCGGTGACGCGCCTCGGCGGCAACGTGCTCAACTATCACAACGCCGGAAAGGTCCAGGCCTCGAGCGAGCCCCAGGACATGCGGCTGCAGCGGATGCTCGGTCACTTGACGACGCTGATCCCCAAGCAGGCCAGGAAGGTCGTCGTCATCGGCTGCGGCGCCGGCGTGACCGCAGGCGCCGTGTCGATCGACCCCGTCGTCGAACACCAGACCATCGCCGAGATCGAGCCGCTGGTGCCGCAAGTCGTCGCGAAGTACTTCGGCGAGCACAATTTCCACGTCGTCGACAACCCGAAGGTCCACGTCCGGATCGACGACGCGCGGCACTACCTGCTGACGACCGACGAGAAGTTCGACGCGATTACGTCGGATCCGCTCGATCCCTGGGTGAAGGGGGCGGCGATGCTCTACACCGAGGAGTTCTTCGAACTGGTGAAGTCGAAACTGAACCCGGGCGGCGCGGTCACGCTGTTCGTGCAGCTCTACGAGAGCAATACCGAGGCGGTGAAGAGCGAGATCGCGACGTTCATGAAGGTGTTCCCCAACGGCATCGTGTGGGGGAACACCAACAACGGCGCCGGCTACGATCTCGTCCTGCTCGGCCAGGTCGAAGACACCAAGATCGACGTCGACGCCATCCAGGCCAAGCTGCAGCGGCCGGAGTACGCGCCGATGGCGCAGTCGCTCCGGGAGATCGGCATGAATTCCGCGGTGGATCTGTTCTCGACGTTCGCGGGCCGCGCCAGGGATCTGCAGCCCTGGCTCGCCGACGCGACCATCAACCGCGACCGCAACCTGCGCCTGCAGTTCCTCGCCGGCATGGGCCTGAACCTCTATCAGAGCGACGTGATCTACTCCGGGATGCTGGCGCACGCCACGCGGTTCCCGGACGAGCTGTTCATCGCCTCGCCGGAGACGATGGATGCCCTTCGCGCCGGCATCCGGCGCGAGCAGGGGCGGTAG
- a CDS encoding alpha/beta fold hydrolase, with the protein MGALTPAFAQPAPRPPGPIKHDVVADDGHHLTVWQRRGALPRATRILLIHGRTWSSLPNFDLRVPGEERSFMEALGTAGLDVFALDLRGYGSTPRDASGFLTPDRAVADVAAVVSWMQQQDARKGGTYVFGLSRGAMIAAMTAQKHPEKVAGIVLLGFGFDPDVRAAPSDPGVRPGRVRNTSDAAISDFITRDAYTGATMSAFVRAALQTDPVLADWRDEQQFNAFVPARVQVPVLLVHGDRDPQAPMSIGTKLFNRFGTPDKWWIILPGADHAAHLEKSAPLLVRTVVNFTRRHETGRP; encoded by the coding sequence GTGGGCGCGCTGACGCCCGCGTTCGCGCAGCCGGCGCCGCGCCCCCCCGGGCCCATCAAGCACGACGTCGTCGCTGACGACGGCCACCATCTGACCGTCTGGCAGCGCCGGGGGGCGCTGCCGCGGGCGACCAGGATCCTGCTGATTCACGGGCGCACCTGGAGCAGCCTGCCCAACTTCGACCTGCGCGTTCCGGGGGAAGAGCGATCGTTCATGGAGGCGCTGGGGACCGCCGGCCTGGACGTGTTCGCGCTCGATTTGCGCGGCTACGGATCCACGCCGCGCGATGCCAGCGGATTCCTCACGCCGGACCGCGCCGTCGCCGACGTTGCCGCGGTCGTCTCGTGGATGCAGCAGCAGGACGCGCGCAAGGGGGGCACCTACGTGTTCGGGCTGTCGCGCGGCGCCATGATCGCCGCGATGACGGCGCAGAAGCACCCCGAGAAGGTGGCGGGGATCGTCCTCCTCGGGTTCGGTTTCGATCCGGACGTACGGGCGGCGCCGTCGGATCCCGGCGTGCGTCCCGGCCGGGTGCGCAACACCAGCGACGCGGCGATTTCCGACTTCATCACCCGCGATGCCTACACCGGCGCGACGATGAGCGCGTTCGTCCGCGCCGCGCTGCAGACCGATCCCGTGCTGGCCGACTGGCGCGACGAGCAGCAGTTCAATGCGTTCGTGCCGGCGCGGGTCCAGGTGCCGGTGCTGCTGGTGCACGGCGATCGCGATCCCCAGGCGCCGATGTCCATCGGCACGAAGCTGTTCAACCGCTTCGGTACACCCGACAAGTGGTGGATAATCCTGCCCGGCGCCGACCACGCCGCGCACCTCGAGAAGTCCGCGCCGCTGCTGGTGCGCACCGTCGTCAATTTCACCCGGCGCCACGAGACAGGACGTCCGTGA
- a CDS encoding amidase family protein, which yields MNMPRIALAAAALLTAGATLPAQQTSRPARPAAFTVFEASIPEMQAAMKAGRTTSREIVQQYLTRIAMYEDKLRAAITVNPKALEEADARDRDRARGRILGPLHGIPIALKDNIHTTGLPTTGGALAFEHLVPPYEATLTRNLRDAGAIIIAKTGMTELANYVTAGMPTNYNAVHGYGMNPYDPRRDPRTSADGRPVLMTGGSSSGIGTAANFWAGNVGTETSGSILSPSNQNMLAAVKPTVGRISRYGVIPITADQDTPGPMAKFVADVAIMMGVLEGAKPDPNDPATKACTPPPGNDYTKFLRADGLKGARIGIPRKNYYEPFTIPGTERPRGGLNPAQTKVMDEAMAALKAAGATLIDVDIPSIMNKEPKENLLLSGNSVVLSYGMKRDFNAWLASLGAAAPVKNLTELREWNKAHERMGAIKYGQTLLDASDALDLEKDKARYEEDRARDVRLGGTNGIDAVVKAHNLDALLFPGPSSAGIASKPGYPTVLVPFGMIPNTPGNPGGRGGGAGRGAAPATPPAAPGTTPGAAPAPSAPATTTAPTTAAPATGTTAATQTSSTPPPPAPLPPGFDPKPQPYGVGFTGPACSEPKLLQLAYAFEQATKKRTPPPGLR from the coding sequence ATGAACATGCCCCGTATCGCATTGGCCGCCGCCGCGCTGTTGACCGCCGGCGCGACGCTGCCCGCGCAGCAGACCTCCCGGCCGGCCCGCCCGGCGGCCTTCACCGTGTTCGAGGCCAGCATTCCGGAGATGCAGGCGGCGATGAAAGCCGGGCGCACGACGTCGCGCGAGATCGTGCAGCAGTACCTCACCCGCATCGCGATGTACGAAGACAAGCTGCGCGCCGCGATCACCGTGAATCCGAAAGCGCTCGAGGAAGCGGACGCGCGCGATCGCGACCGCGCGCGCGGCCGGATCCTCGGGCCGCTGCACGGTATTCCGATCGCGTTGAAGGACAACATCCATACGACCGGCCTGCCGACGACGGGAGGCGCGCTCGCCTTCGAGCACCTCGTCCCGCCGTACGAAGCGACGCTGACCAGAAACCTGCGTGACGCCGGCGCGATCATCATCGCCAAGACCGGCATGACCGAGCTCGCCAACTACGTGACCGCCGGCATGCCCACCAACTACAACGCCGTGCACGGCTACGGGATGAACCCCTACGATCCGCGCCGCGATCCGCGGACCAGCGCGGATGGCCGGCCGGTGCTGATGACCGGCGGATCCAGCTCGGGGATCGGCACCGCGGCGAACTTCTGGGCCGGCAACGTGGGGACGGAAACGTCGGGGTCGATCCTCAGTCCGTCGAATCAGAACATGCTGGCGGCGGTGAAGCCCACCGTCGGCCGCATCAGCCGCTACGGCGTCATTCCGATCACCGCGGATCAGGACACGCCCGGGCCGATGGCGAAGTTCGTCGCCGACGTCGCGATCATGATGGGAGTGCTCGAAGGGGCGAAGCCGGATCCGAACGATCCGGCCACCAAGGCGTGCACGCCGCCGCCCGGCAACGATTACACGAAGTTCCTGCGCGCCGACGGGCTGAAAGGGGCGCGGATCGGCATCCCGCGCAAGAACTACTACGAGCCGTTCACGATTCCCGGCACCGAGCGCCCGCGCGGCGGCCTCAACCCTGCGCAGACGAAGGTGATGGACGAGGCGATGGCGGCGCTGAAGGCGGCCGGCGCGACGCTGATCGACGTCGACATTCCCAGCATCATGAACAAGGAGCCGAAGGAGAACCTGCTGCTGTCGGGCAACTCCGTCGTGCTCAGCTACGGGATGAAGCGCGACTTCAACGCGTGGCTGGCGTCGCTCGGCGCCGCCGCGCCGGTGAAGAACCTGACCGAGCTGCGCGAGTGGAACAAGGCGCACGAACGGATGGGGGCGATCAAGTACGGGCAGACGCTCCTCGATGCGTCGGATGCGCTCGATCTCGAGAAGGACAAGGCGCGCTACGAGGAGGATCGCGCGCGCGACGTCCGCCTGGGCGGCACCAACGGCATCGACGCGGTCGTCAAGGCGCACAACCTCGACGCGCTGCTGTTCCCTGGTCCGAGCTCGGCAGGGATCGCATCCAAGCCCGGGTACCCGACGGTGCTCGTGCCGTTCGGCATGATTCCGAATACCCCGGGCAATCCCGGCGGACGCGGCGGCGGCGCCGGCCGCGGGGCCGCTCCTGCGACCCCGCCGGCGGCGCCCGGCACGACCCCGGGGGCCGCGCCTGCACCGTCCGCCCCTGCCACCACGACGGCGCCGACGACTGCCGCGCCGGCCACGGGCACGACCGCCGCGACGCAGACGTCGAGCACGCCGCCGCCGCCCGCACCGCTCCCGCCCGGCTTCGATCCGAAGCCGCAGCCCTACGGTGT